GGCAGGATCCCACGAAGGCGCAGGACAAGCTCTTCGCACGGCTGCGCGCCTCGGACGCACGCGTCATCCGGGTGCAGGGCCGGCGCCTCAATGCCGCCTGGATGCGGGGGTTCCTCGACCACGACGCGGCGGCCGACCTGCCGCGGATCACGGCGCCGGTCCTGGCCATCACCGGTGACAAGGACCTGCAGGCCGACCCGGCCGACCTCCAGCGCATGGAGACGCTCGTCCGGGCGCCGCTGGACACGCGGCTCGTCCCCGATCTGAACCACGTGCTGCGCCACACCCCGGGCACGGGCGCGATCGGTGCCTACAAGAAGCAGATCCGTACGCAGCCGCTGGACCCGCGCGTCACGGAGGCGCTGATCGGTTGGGCCACCGCACGGGTGGGTGCCCGCGTCTGACCGACGTCAGGAGGCGGCCGCCACCAGGGCGACGAGGTTGTCCGCCGACTTCGCGAACTGTCGGCGCACCGTCACCTTCGCGACCCGACGACCGACGGGAAAGCGCTCCAGTGCCGCCTCGATGCTGGCGACGACGTGCGTCGTCGCCGGCGTCAGGGCGGCCAGCTCGACCCGCAGCCGGGTCGGGAACGGCTGCTCCGCGCGCCAGCCGTAGGCGTGCGGCGGCTCCCACAGATCGACCGTCTGCTCCACGTCCATGGTGAAGCCGAGCACGGACCCGGTCACGACCAGCAGACGGCCGACCCCGGGCTCGCCGTGGGCGCTGGCCGCCGACACGAACGGGACCCAGGCGGGGGCGTGCTCCGCCGCCGTCAGGACGTCCCAGCAGGTCTCGATGGGGGCTTCCGCCCGCCGCCGTTCCTCGAACCGGTCCACGCCACCCTCCTCCTCGATCGTGCCGCCTCCGCGCCGTCGCGAGGTTGCCGGCGCCGGCGGGCTCAGCTCAGGCCTCGACGGCGAGATCCTCGACGAACTCGCCGCCGACCGACACCAGCGCGTCCGGGGCCACCAGCAGCTTCAGCGACCGACTGCCACCGCCGACGATCACCCGGTCCAGTTCGCGGATGCGGGCGTCGAGGTACAGCGGCACGTCGCCCGGCAGGGCGAACGGGGTGACGCCGCCGATCTCCATGCCGGTGACCGCGCGGGTGAGGTCGGCCGGTGCGAAGGACAGCTTGCGCACCCCGAGCAGCTTGCGGACCCGCTTGTTGACGTCGAGTCGCGTCGTCGCGAGCACCAGGCACGCGGCCAGCACCGGCGGGTCGTCACGGGACGCGACGAGGATGCAGTTGCCGGACGCCGCGGGGTCGTAGCCGTAGTGGGCGCAGAAGTCGGCGGTGTCGGCGAGTGCCGGGTCGATCTCGATCGCGTCGTAGGCAGCGCCCGTCGCCTCCACGGCGCGCAGCACCTGCGCCTCGACCACACGGGACGCATCCATGTCAGCCACTCCTCGTCACCACCAGTGCGGGTATCTCGAGTTCATCGGGGGTGAGGGCGCCGTGGTGTCCGGCCAGGTGCCCGCCCCGTGGGTCGTGCATCGCGTGGACGAAGCCCACCGTGCCGTCCGCCACGACGACGACGTCACCGATCGACCGGCGCACCCGGGGCGTCACCGTCGGGCCGTACCAGCCGGCGTCGATCGCCACGTCGCGCTCCACCACGTGGCCGCGGGCACCGACCCGTTCGCGCCAGGCGGCCGCGACGTCCTCCGCGGCCCCCTCGACGGTGTGCAGGTACCGGGCGCGCGGTTCGCCCGTCAGCAGCCGGACGCCGTCGCACAGCGCCGGGTCGTCGGCGATCTCGAGGAGTTCGGCCTCCGATGTCGCGACCATGCCGTGGTCGGCCGTGACCACGAGCGCGACGTCGCCGGGCAGGTCGGCGGCCACACGCTGCAGCGTGCCGTCCAGCGCCGCGAGCGCCGCACACCAGGCGTCGGAGCCGGGCCCGGCGACGTGTCCGGCCCGGTCGATCTCCGCGTGGTGGGCGTAGACCAGCACGGGAGCAGCCGTCGTTCCGACCACCGCCTGCAGGGCCGTCGCCAGGGTGGCGTCGAGTCCGACGGCCGTCTCCGTCCGCCCGCCCCGCAACGCTGCCCGGGTGAGGCCCGAGCCGACGAAGTCGGGTTGCAGCACCGTGACGGTCTGCAGGCCGCCCGCCCGCGCCGTGGCGAAGACGGTCGGCAGCGGCTGGAGCGCCTCGGGTACCACCTCGGCACGGGCGTCGTCGACGGGGCGGTCCCGGTCCCAGCTCCAGGTCAGCGTCACCAACCGCCGGTCGTGGTCGGGCGGGCGCATGGCGAAACCGACGATCCCGTGTTCGCCGGGCGGACGGCCGGTGCCGAGCGAGGACAGGCTCGTCGCGGTCGTCGACGGGAACGGGGCGTCGAGCGTCGCGCCCGGGACCGCGGCGAGGAAGGGTGCGAGATTCGCGTAGGCGTCCAGTTGCCGCCGGCCGAGGCCGTCGGCCACCAGCACGACCACGCCGCGGATCCCGGCCGGCCAGGGCAGGAGCGCGTCGGCCCCACCGCCGAGCACCGTGGCGGCGGCGGGGAGCAGTTCGGCCAGGCTCGCCGTGCCGTAGCGCGGCGCACGAGGCAGCGCGGGCGCCGTCACGCCAGGCGGTCGCGCAGGGCCGCGACCCGGTCGAGCTCGGGCAGGACCTCGTCGCGACCGGCCGACGGCAGCCACAGGCTGACCGCGTCGACGCCCAGTTCGGCCAGACGCGACAGCGTGTCCGGGTCGGGACGCGTGCCGTAGACGTGCACGTGCGGTCGTCCGGTCCGGCCCGCCCCTTGCCAGGCCTCGAGGAGCCGCGGCAGGCCGTCGCGGGTCGCCCGCAGTCCCTGCGGCATCCAGCCGTCGCCGACGCTCACCAGGTCCGTCAGCGTCCGGGGTCCCAGCGCGGCGCCCAGCAGCACCGGCGGATGCGGCCGCTG
The sequence above is a segment of the Egicoccus sp. AB-alg2 genome. Coding sequences within it:
- a CDS encoding SRPBCC family protein, translating into MDRFEERRRAEAPIETCWDVLTAAEHAPAWVPFVSAASAHGEPGVGRLLVVTGSVLGFTMDVEQTVDLWEPPHAYGWRAEQPFPTRLRVELAALTPATTHVVASIEAALERFPVGRRVAKVTVRRQFAKSADNLVALVAAAS
- a CDS encoding YbaK/EbsC family protein; this translates as MDASRVVEAQVLRAVEATGAAYDAIEIDPALADTADFCAHYGYDPAASGNCILVASRDDPPVLAACLVLATTRLDVNKRVRKLLGVRKLSFAPADLTRAVTGMEIGGVTPFALPGDVPLYLDARIRELDRVIVGGGSRSLKLLVAPDALVSVGGEFVEDLAVEA
- a CDS encoding alkaline phosphatase family protein, whose amino-acid sequence is MTAPALPRAPRYGTASLAELLPAAATVLGGGADALLPWPAGIRGVVVLVADGLGRRQLDAYANLAPFLAAVPGATLDAPFPSTTATSLSSLGTGRPPGEHGIVGFAMRPPDHDRRLVTLTWSWDRDRPVDDARAEVVPEALQPLPTVFATARAGGLQTVTVLQPDFVGSGLTRAALRGGRTETAVGLDATLATALQAVVGTTAAPVLVYAHHAEIDRAGHVAGPGSDAWCAALAALDGTLQRVAADLPGDVALVVTADHGMVATSEAELLEIADDPALCDGVRLLTGEPRARYLHTVEGAAEDVAAAWRERVGARGHVVERDVAIDAGWYGPTVTPRVRRSIGDVVVVADGTVGFVHAMHDPRGGHLAGHHGALTPDELEIPALVVTRSG